CAAAACCCCAATCATCTTCATCTGCTGGTGTTTCTATCGTTTGATGCTGAGGGGGAATAATTACCCGATAGTTAGCTTCCCGGATGGCTTCGCTTTTTCCCACACCTGTATCTTGAGGTTGACGGTAGCTATATGAGTAAACTGAACCAGAAACATTTTTGGTAGTTGGTTCTTGTTTAGCTTCATAGTTTGGTTCTGAATAGCTGCTAGTTCTAGTTTGAGGAGATTCTTCGTCTTCAAAATCCCACTCTTCTGATTTAGGAGGAGGTTCTGAGTCCCAGTCTAAGTCATCATCAGAGGTTTGAGACACTTTTCTCTGGACATCTTTGGGTGGTTTATAATTACCAGGTGAAGAGCTTTTGGGTTGGCGATCGCGCAGTCGCCACCTAGCGGCATCGCTTTTACCTAGTTCTGGTAACTGGAGAAACTGTAATAATAAACTAATTCCCAATCCAGTAGCTAAACCCAACACCAGCCAAATTCCCACAGAAAGCGATCGCGTCTGCATTCCCAAAAATGAGAGCGGTAACCCCACAGACCAATTGGAAGCTACCAAAATTGCCACTAAGCTTAGCGTTACCAATAATAATATAAATCTATTTGGGGACACGATCTACTTCCTAAAAAGGAGTTTACAGCGATTAACTTTCTCAATTTTATAAAACTTTAGGTAAAGTCAAAAGTAAACTAAGTCTGTAAACTAAGTTTAATTGGTCAATGCCCCATGCACAATCTTTATCGAAACGATCGGGCTTAAAACCTCCCCTTTGAAGGGGAAATGTTGTTGGAGCGGGGCATAAATCCCCGTTTCAACTGTAGGGGCGCAACGCGTTGCGCCCCTACTTCTGACTTCTGACTTCGTTAAGATTGAGTGCCTTGCCATCTCTTTAAAGGTACGCAATCAATCTCTAATTGATCTAACGTTCTAGCAATCACAAAATCAACTAAATCTTCAATAGTTTGAGGATGGTGATACCATGCTGGAATAGCAGGCACAATTTTTGCGCCAGCTTCTGCTAAAGTAGTTAGATTTCGTAGATGAATCAAGCTAAAAGGTGTTTCCCTAGGAACAATAACTAACTTGCGCCCTTCTTTTAATTGAACGTCAGCCGCTCTTTCTAGCAAGTCAGAACTCATGCCCGCAGCGAGTTTCGCCACAGTACTCATACTACAAGGAATAATCACCATCCCTTGAGTCCGAAAAGATCCACTAGCAATATTTGCGCCTACATCACCCCAACGGTGACAGCGCAGTTTGCCCAAAATTTCGACTCCAGCCTGTTTACGCCAGAATAACTCCTGTAATTCTGGTTCAACCGGCATCTTAATTTCATTTTCTGCTTGCCAAACTATATATGTAGATTTAGAGGCGACTAACTCAATGTGATATTCGGCTTCTAACAGAAACTTTAAGGTACGAACTGCATAAATTAAGCCGGAAGCACCAGTAATCCCGATGGTTATGGGTAGGCTGGAAGATAGATGATTCAAAGTACTTTAAACTTCAAGGCTACCAATAGTACAACATAGCGTAAGTTAAGAACTCATTAGTAAGAAACCAAATCTATTGAAAATCAATACTTCTGACTTCTGACTTACGCACAGTGATACCAGTGTTTATGCGGATGAAAGGACTTGAACCTTCACTCCTTACGGAACTAGATCCTAAGTCTAGCGCGTCTGCCATTCCGCCACATCCGCAAGTTCACTATCTTATTATACAGAAAAATTCAACTTTGACAATAGATAGAACCAAGTAATTACTGAAGTGTTTCAATCTTCTCAATTGCTGATAGGTTATTGAAGATTTTGGGCAAGATTACTACATCTCTTCAAACCAGATCCAATTTTTGAATAGATGCAGATATTAAAATTATGAAGCCAGAACTGCAAGCTAAATTTATTAAATATTTAAATTCGCGAAAATCCCACTCAGGATTCACCTTAATTGAAGTAATGGTGGTGATAATTATTATGGGAATTTTAGTAGCTATTGGGTTGCCATATTTCCTTAGTAGAACAGCTAATGCTAAGCAATCTGAAGCTCAACAATCTATTAGTAGTATTAATAAAGCTCAAACTGCTTACCGCAGTGAACACAGGGAGTTTAGTGATAGTTTTGATAAACTGGCTTTAGGAAATTTGAGTGGTGCTAATATAGCTGATACTCCTAATTATTCGTATGAAATAAGTTCTGATATTAGCACATCTACCGCCAGTGCCCAAGCTAAAGATACATCACTTAGAGGGTACTATGGAGCTACTTTACAGTATGTAAATTCTAGCAATTATTTAGGCATTTCTAGCGTGCTTTGCGAAGCAGAAGATCCAGGAACAACTGCACCAGGAGTGGGTACGTTTGGATTATTTACTCCTAATTGCCCAACTGATTATATAGAATTATCTAGGTAAAGTGTTAGGTGTTGTGAGAATTTTTATATCCTATCTTCCGTCTTCTGTTTCTTAGCCAATAAATTAAATAGATGATAGTTTAAGATTCAACTTTGACACCTTTCCAAAAAGCAATATAACCTTCTATATTTTTGGCAGCCGACTTAGCTTCAGGATAATACCAAGCAGCATCAGGATTGGATTTTCCGTCTACTTCAATTGTATAGTAACTAGCTACTCCTTTCCACGGACAAGTAGTATGTGTATTACTTGAGTGAAAATATTCTTTAACAATCGCATCGGGAGGAAAATAATGATTACCTTCGACAACTTCAGTGCGATCGCTTTGTGCTAAAACTGCACCATTCCAAGTAGCTTTTGCCATAATTACTTCACTCAAAATCTCAACGACAATACAGGGAGTTATTATATACCTAAATACTAACGCTCCTCACAAGTGCCAGACTATCTCCATGCTTTCTTTGTCACAAGCGCTGAAACACTACTTTGGTTACGATTGCTTTCGTCCTGGACAAGAACCGGCGATCGCCGCAGCTTTAGCGAATCGAGATGTAGTCGCGATCATGCCAACGGGTGGGGGTAAGTCTTTGTGTTTCCAACTACCAGCACTTCTCAAACCAGGGTTAACGGTGGTGGTAT
Above is a genomic segment from Merismopedia glauca CCAP 1448/3 containing:
- a CDS encoding LapA family protein, whose product is MSPNRFILLLVTLSLVAILVASNWSVGLPLSFLGMQTRSLSVGIWLVLGLATGLGISLLLQFLQLPELGKSDAARWRLRDRQPKSSSPGNYKPPKDVQRKVSQTSDDDLDWDSEPPPKSEEWDFEDEESPQTRTSSYSEPNYEAKQEPTTKNVSGSVYSYSYRQPQDTGVGKSEAIREANYRVIIPPQHQTIETPADEDDWGFDLDDEDIDGDRR
- a CDS encoding flavin prenyltransferase UbiX, translating into MNHLSSSLPITIGITGASGLIYAVRTLKFLLEAEYHIELVASKSTYIVWQAENEIKMPVEPELQELFWRKQAGVEILGKLRCHRWGDVGANIASGSFRTQGMVIIPCSMSTVAKLAAGMSSDLLERAADVQLKEGRKLVIVPRETPFSLIHLRNLTTLAEAGAKIVPAIPAWYHHPQTIEDLVDFVIARTLDQLEIDCVPLKRWQGTQS
- a CDS encoding type IV pilin-like G/H family protein, with translation MKPELQAKFIKYLNSRKSHSGFTLIEVMVVIIIMGILVAIGLPYFLSRTANAKQSEAQQSISSINKAQTAYRSEHREFSDSFDKLALGNLSGANIADTPNYSYEISSDISTSTASAQAKDTSLRGYYGATLQYVNSSNYLGISSVLCEAEDPGTTAPGVGTFGLFTPNCPTDYIELSR
- a CDS encoding DUF427 domain-containing protein → MAKATWNGAVLAQSDRTEVVEGNHYFPPDAIVKEYFHSSNTHTTCPWKGVASYYTIEVDGKSNPDAAWYYPEAKSAAKNIEGYIAFWKGVKVES